DNA from Clupea harengus chromosome 2, Ch_v2.0.2, whole genome shotgun sequence:
aggcctgatacacacacactcccttacttgcctgatacacagacactcttacaccccagcaggccggatacacagacactcttacaccccagcaggacgcaccaatgcacacacacaatgagatgcATTAGGtgtcacaatgcacacacacacacacacacgcacacacacacactcacatgcacacacgcacacacacacacacacacatgcacacacgcacacactcgcacatatatatgcacacatacacagacacacgtatatacatatacacacacaaacaaacacacacacacacacaacacacaaatctcCCCTACTAGAGGCTCATAGTGTCAATAgaccagcagatacacacacacacacaaacacagacaaacacacacatacacacacagacacacacatacgcacacatctCCCCTACTAGAGCTCATAGCGTTTCTGCTTCTTATCTCAtgaggccatacacacacaggacacccatacacacacacccatacacacacacccatacacacacacacccatacacacacacacacacacacacacacacacacacacacacaggacacccacacacacacacacacacacaggacacccatacacacacaaacacacacacacacacacacacacaggacacccatacacacacacacccacacacacacacacacccacacacacacccacacacacacacacacacacacacaggacacccacacacacacacacacacacacaggacacccatacacacacaaacacacacacacacacacacacacacaggacacccatacacacacacacacacacacacacacacacacacacacacacacacacacacacacccatacacacacacacaggacacacacacacacacaaacacacacacacacacacacacacacacactccccatatGCATCTCAAACATCCCTTTGTGACCATGTCTGCCCAGGCCCCCCCAGCAGTGGATAATACACAGCCACAACCACCAATAATGGCTGTGTTCAATTCaaaaacaccatacacacacaaccacccgaCTGCCAAGCAGATTACAGAAACTTTGGGTGAAATGATTTGCCAGGACCTCTTGCCCTACTCAATTGTTGAGGTTTCCGTAAGCTCCTAACTGTCACTGCACCATACTACAGGGTACCCTCACGCATGCATTTCTCACGTACAGTTGGACCAAACCTGTACTGTGATGTTAAAGCAAAGGTGAGGAAATCCCTGTTAAGCATGGAGGGCGATGTGGTTCACTGTACCACAGACATTTGGATAAGCTGGGggggttcagacagttcataaaacTTAGTTCAGttgaaaaaagttgaaaaaaaagagagagagatgaaaagtacagtatgaggatgtgaaaatatatttcataattaatCAAATAAATAGTAATGAATCAGTTTGATGCTTTGAAAGTACACCaattgcatatacagtatacatacaaTATTAGGCAAAAAAATACAACACGTGCCTGATTTAACATGACTTCTGGCATAAGCCACGCCCACTGCTGGCCTTCTATCTGAATCCAGATACAAAGACAGATCATTTTGATGgtttaacagatacaaatacagatacagataatgacctctagtttgtttatgtgtatgtatttctttttgtgtgctctttccacctaaaccatttgtgtttcgcactctgcagctcctgtgactctggatcccaacactgcagcaTACACTCTCATcatgtctgaggatctgaccagtgtgagacaGGGTGATAAGAgccagcagcttcctgataacccagagagatttgaaaaGTATGccagtgtcctgggctctgagggctttaactcagggactaactgctgggatgtggaggttggagagaacacatggtggcaggtgggtgtgatgacagagtctctccagaggaagggaAACTATTACTCCATGAGTGGACTGTGGTATGTGGGGTATAAAGATGGTAAATATGGAGCATGTTCTACACCACagccctccactctcctcacagtgaagcagaaactccataggatcagagtgcagctggactgggacagaggagagctgtcattctctgaccctgataataacacacacctacacactttcacacacacttttactgagagagtgtttccatacTTTGGTATTGGCTGTAAACTCTCTCCTCTGAGGATGTTACCAGTGAGAGCTTCAGTGAAAGTAGAGAAGCACAGCAagagatgatgtcacttccttttgCCAGGTTAATAATAACTTTTTTATggtgttaaaatgtcttcatgcATTAACCATTCTGACTAATTGGTTTTATTGTTAGTTGCCTTAAGAAAATCCCACAGGTGTCACGTGATCTGAACTCTGTAAATATTACAAATTGAAGGGCAAACAtctttgacagaaatgtaaatTAAATTCCTAAACAAGTTACTTTCATTTTCTAAAGGTACGCTGATGTTGGCTAAATTTGTCCATCCTTCAGTATAATCTGTTAAATCCCACTGAGGTCCTgaaacagtggagcagctcagcttcagcttcattagTCTGATCAGACTCTGACACTGATGTTAACACTGAAACTAAAGCTGCTTTAATGGGCTTTAATCCATTTTGTGATTTTAGTTAATGAGAGTTTTGACTGATACGAGAGATAAGGAGTTATAAGCAAAATGTTTCAGAAATGTttcttgtggttgatgcagcaatctgtctctATTCCAGTAAAGAGCTGTAACAAAGCACATGAAGGATTCAGcagtgtaggtctgaacaacaagcatctcaaattggagccatatatactgtttaaccCTCATGTAGTGTTCTCAACATGAACAGAATTGACACGCCTGACAGAAGTGTTAATAATGCTTTTAGCAAACATTTCATTCTGGTtcattttgatttaaacctttCTAAAGATGCAAATAATTGTCATTATGACAGTTTTGTAAACCATTATGTATAATTTCAGATTTCTAAGCCtccttttaatgatgttgttCTACTTGTTTGTGTTCAAAATAAAGTAAATTCACaataaaatatgaattaaacattaaacagacAACTAGTGCAAATCCAAATCTCATGCTTattagtattttgtgtatttaacaaAGCACTTAACTCAGATTCCCTGTtgtccctccctcattcccctCACTGATATCAGCAGAGAGTCAAGAGACGGCACACAGCACAttcaccacagcacacagtaaTAATACTATGGAAGAGTATATGATGTAGTGGTAATGTACACATGCCATTCCATTAAACAGATTCAGCTCCACTGCATCATATAACAGAGGAGGAAGGGcacagagtgtgtttgcgtgttctTTTTCTAATCCACTGATCTGGGgtcagtctctgtgtctctggcagGTACAGTTCACACCCACATTCTCCTACCTGAACTTCAGAGACAGTGGAACTGGTCTGGCAACTAatgctgaccaatcagaatccTTCCATCATAGGCCTACTCCCTGACtggtgataataataattttgcACCACAGATAAATATGGCGactcagtcaggcaatggtaGAAAAATCAGGGTCAAGGTTTTATTTATGATTATGCAcatcaggggagagagagcatggcttcaccAGCTTCTCCGACTAGAGCAGATAAAGTCTCAGTTGAAGTACCCTAGGTCTGACAGCAGGGGGCGGTAATCACCAGGCCCACCTTACATAGGTCTAACTGAGTCAGGAGAATCACCAGGCCACCATCATCAGAataacatgtgtttgtgtgtgtgtgtgtgttgtgtaatacTCTGAATaacatgtgtaagtgtgtgtgctggtacaTTGGATGCAGTAGGTTTATACCCGTCTCCTTCTACTCCACCTGTTTAACAcatgtggatacacacacacacacacacacctgcacacccaAAGATGGAGATGACCAGAGCCTTGAGCTGATCCCCATTAGTGCTCCTGATGGAGCAACAGGCCAGTCCACAggcagcgccccctagtggttgGAGACAGAGGGGGCATTTCCTTAGGGGCACAAACCTACACTAGGCTGAGGACTGATAGAAAGACCAACATGGAACACTAACATCAGTTTTAGGATGGGAAGGGCTGTGATGAATGTCATGTGCATACACTGCCATCTGCTGGTGGAATGCTGCAACACGTGCATATCTTGTGTGGAACAAACCACTTAAAGGTACAATAGGGGGCTCTTGTGTGAAACAAACCACTTAAAGGTACAATAGGGGGCTCAAAGTGTGGAACAAACCACTTAAAGGTACAATATGGGGCTCAAAGTGTGGAACAAACCACTTAAAGGTACAATAGGGGGCTCAAAGTGTGGAACAAACCACTTAAAGGTACAATAGGGGGCTCTTGTGTGGAACAAACCACTTAAAGGTACAATAGGGGGCTCTTGTGTGCCGACCCTAGTGGAACTCTggatcccaccgctgccaccaaatgtgaaaGGGTAACCGTGTCAAGGGTCTTTAAGGGTCAAAGGGTAACCGTGTCAAGGGTCTTTAAGGGTCAAAGGGTAACCGTGTCAAGGGTCTTCAAGGGTCAAAGGGTAACCGTGTCACGGGTCTTTTAGGGTCAAAGGGTAACCGTGTCAAGGGTCTTTTAGGGTCGGCACAagaggcagcagggagacaaaactctgtggttggaaatgtatttgtcctccaccaggtgcataatccaagaatgtgaaaaatataaaaacaaaaagactgagaatataaatggaaacaaaaaatatttacaaaagactgtatatgtacagtcaATAGTACAGTGTGGTACACAATGTCCCTAAACTGAGACAGCACAAAGGTATCATCCTCACTCTTCAGAGGAAAATAGAGCAGAGCATAGATATAGCTCACCAACCAAACTCTCATCAAAGAAGCTCTCAGCACAGACGCTTCCCAAACACTACCACGCTAGcccttttatcaggtagctgaaGAAATTCACTTTCAAcaaagttaaaatggtaccaacAATAATTTGAACAAAGTCAGGCATTcaaaataatgacaataatagTTACAGGTCACATTCACGTTTCAAAACCTAACTACTTAATGAATTGATTTGCGAGGGCAAAACCATGTTCCTCGCGAACCTGCCCAAATCATAAAGTCCTCCCGGGACAGGAACACAGTTCCTAAGAAAACAAGGAAGATGTAATGGTGGCAAGGTAATTATTCAACACAGCCATTGACCAAACATGGCATGTACATATATTGTGTCATTCTCATACACATGCTATAAGCAAATGCAACTTAACAGTAATTTGTCAAACAACATTTGGGCAATAAAACGGAGATTTTGATCAACGGTAAATGAATGAAcgtgaaatgaaacaaagtgaaatgtttggcgtgGTGTTAGCGATAAGTGTGCACCCCTATGCttccacacacgccagccaaggTAACCCAGTTCAGAAAGTGATGTGGGGATATACAATAAGGACTGTAGAAGTGTCCGTTTTGTTAAAAGTATAACAAAAGTTCGTTGCGTCCGCCATTAGGATGCGCCTAAACGCGgcctcacacacgcatacacacacacagacctggggtacgttcgtcgtaggattgaagctaagttaatcaattggccttttagcccgttaagattagcgagctgattgagaacagcaaatatcggttcgttaacggctgacccgcatcctaatcatgtggttaatttcaagcaggctaaagttatcatggcatttgcgcgtgcacgtcctacttcaaaaggcaggaaaggtcgatcaccaaaaccatgattttccaacggtataatggttctaaactcaaagaaaagggctctttttttctccgctggcgagtaggagatgaacatgaacgcttatgaagaatacaagaccataatcatggcaaaattcaacaccaccaccgctgtgagagcaaggtgtgttggcatgtttatatggtgatatctatgtatgaatacctgacaccaagtgtcagctggtacagaggtttcatctACCGGTTtgcatctgcatggttgctagttcaaatcctcCCACCTCCTTCCttaatgtagttttacatttccttggaagtcgctttgaataaaagcgtctgttaaatgactaaatgtattaataacaaatgcaataaattgaagcagtgaaaataaattgtctgtatttctctctattcttatcatgagtccaccgtaatcattttctacaataatgatatgctatggtgtactatgAGTAatacatataattatgagtgctttgttctccgcatcaccgacactacaaaaatgtaccactcgcaaaaaagcgcaaaacagtcaatgtggtgtttgcaataaatgactcgagaaggtcttgtaaattaatgattccttgtcggctgaatcgttagcgctcatacaagaataatggatcttggcgatcgcaaagaactctctccctccgctaatctaactctaatatcagtcc
Protein-coding regions in this window:
- the LOC116223439 gene encoding E3 ubiquitin-protein ligase TRIM35-like produces the protein MCLVCRDSKLHRNHQFSPIAEAAVDHKEELKVNVDPLKEKLKAFEKVKLTYDETAKHIKTQAQHTQKQIMEEFDKLHQFLRDEEAARIAALREEEERKSQMMKEKIEKMSREISSLSDTIRAIEEKVGADDITFLQNYKSTVERAQCTLQDPERVSGPLINVAEHLGNLKFRVWEKMQEIVQYTPVTLDPNTAAYTLIMSEDLTSVRQGDKSQQLPDNPERFEKYASVLGSEGFNSGTNCWDVEVGENTWWQVGVMTESLQRKGNYYSMSGLWYVGYKDGKYGACSTPQPSTLLTVKQKLHRIRVQLDWDRGELSFSDPDNNTHLHTFTHTFTERVFPYFGIGCKLSPLRMLPVRASVKVEKHSKR